One Nicotiana sylvestris chromosome 12, ASM39365v2, whole genome shotgun sequence genomic window carries:
- the LOC138883070 gene encoding uncharacterized protein: MSCEVLTDHQSLRYLFKKKNLNLKQRRWLELLKDYDITILYHPRNANVVDDALSRKAESIGSLTYIPVGERLLALDVQALASQFVRLDVSEPSQVLAFVVSRSSLYERIRERQYDDPHFLVLKDTVLHGFEATLLVEDNEERYSRVCGTVLEPLADRLAQIYIHKIVRIHGVPVSIISDQGTHFTSPFWKALQRELGIRVELSISFQPQMDGQSESTIQILEDMLRACVMCFGGSWDQFLLLAKFSYNNSYQSSIQMASYEALYGRQCCSSVCWFELGDASLLGTDLVWDALEKVKLIQD; the protein is encoded by the exons ATGTCTTGTGAGGTACTTACAGATCATCAAAGTCTACGATACTTGTTtaagaagaagaatttaaatttaaaacagcggaggtggttagagctgttaaaagactatgatatcaccattttgtatcatcccaggaatgccaatgtggtggacgatgccttgagtagaaaggcagagAGTATAGGTAGTCttacatatattccagttggtgagagactgctagcattggatgttcaggctttggccagtcagttcgtgaggttagatgtttcagaGCCTAGTCAGGTTCTTGCTTTCGTGGTGTCTCGATCTTCATTGTATGAgcgcatcagagagcgtcagtatgacgacccccattttcttgtccttaaggacacagtgCTGCACG gatttgaggcaacactattggtagaggataatgaagaaagatatagtcgAGTATGTGGCACGGTGCTTGAACCattagcag ATCGGCTGGCTCAGATCTACATCCACAAGATTGTTCGTATTCATGGTGTGCCAGTGTCTATTATTTCTGATCAGGGCACACATTTCACATCACCATTTTGGAAAGCATTACAACGAGAGTTAGGCATACGGGTTGAGCTGAGTATATCATTCCAGCCCcagatggatggacagtccgagagcaccattcagatcttggaggatatgctacgtgCTTGTGTTATGTGtttcgggggttcttgggatcagtttctattGCTTGCTAAGTTctcctacaataacagctaccaatcgagtattcagatggcttcttatgaggccttatatgggaggcagtgtTGTTCTTCGGTTTGTTGGTTTGAGTTGGGAGATGCTAGTTTGTTGGGTACTGATTTGGTTTGGGATGCCTTGGAAAAAGTCAAGTTGATTCAGGATTGA
- the LOC138883071 gene encoding uncharacterized protein: MVGEKVLRRVSPMKGVMRLVKKGKLRPWCIGHFEVLQRIGNVAYKLALTPSLSVVHLVFDVYILRKYYGDPSHVLDFSTVQLDGDLTYDVELVAIFDLQVQKLRSNNIALVKVYWRG, translated from the coding sequence atggtgggtgagaaggttttgcgtagggtttcgcccatgaagggtgtgatgaggctCGTGAAGAAGGGCAAGTTGCGCCCTTGGTGTATTGGACATTTTGAGGTTCTTCAGAGGATTGGAAatgtggcttacaagcttgcattGACACCTAGTCTATCGGTTGTTCACCTAGTGTTTGATGTTTATATACTTCGAAAGTATTATGGTGACCCCTCCCATGTGTTGGACTTTAGCACAGTACAACTAGATGGAGACTTAACTTACGATGTGGAGCTAGTGGCCATTTTTGATctgcaggttcaaaagttaagatcaaataatatagctttagtgaaagtttATTGGAGAGGCTAG